CAGGCCACGCACACCTCGGCGAGGAAGTCGCGGCCCGGCGGCGAGCCCTCGTCGAGCTCCTCGTCGCCGCGCGAGCCGTAGTAGCCGACGGCGCTGCCGGAGACGAGGACCGCCGGCCCGCCGCGCGCCACCACCTCCGCCACCAGCCGGGTCGAGGCGAGGCGGCTCTCGCGGATGGCGCGCTTGCGCTCCTCGGTCCAGCGCCCGGCGGCCACCGGCTCGCCGGCGAGGTGCACGCAGGCGTCGCAGCGCGCGAGCGCGTCCTGCCAGGCGCCCGGCCGGGTGGGATCGCCCTGCACCACGGCGGCGCCCGAAGGCGACCGCCCCGGCGCGGCGCCGCGCGACAGCGCCGTGACCTCGTGCCCGGCCGCGCGCAGCGCCGGGACGAGCGCGCGGCCGATGAGACCGGTCGCGCCGGTGAGGAAGACGTGCATGCGCCTCTCCTAGCTCGTGCGCGGACCCGGGGGACGGCCCCGGCGGGGGGCCGCGCGGCGAGGCGGCGCCGCGGTCACTTGAGGTCGTACTTCGGGATCGCCTGCGACTCCTGGCTCGCTCCCGCGACCCACTTCGCCACCGCCGGGTGGCGCCACACCTCCTCCGCGTAGCCGGCCTCCGGCCCGTCGAGCGCGACGCCGTAGGTGCGGCAGCGCCCGACCACCGGGGCGAAGAACGCGTCCGCGATGCCGAAGCGGCCGAACAGGTACTCGCCCTGGCGCGGCGCGGCGAGCAGCTCGCGCCAGAGGGCGCGGATCCTCGCGAGGTCGGCCGCGACCTCGGCCGAGGGCGGGGTCGGCCGGTGAAGCCCGAGGTTCATCGGCATCCCGGCGCGCAGGGCCTGGAAGCCCGCGTGCATCTCGGCCGCCGCCGCCCGCGCCACCGCCCGCCGGGCCGGCGCCGCCGGCCACAGCTCCGCCGAGGGGAACTTCTCCGCCAGGTACTCGCAGATGGCGAGCGAGTCCCAGACCGTGAGCTCCCCGTCGCGCAGCACCGGGACGCGGCCCGCCGGCGAGTGGGCGCGGATGCGCTCCGCCGTGTCGGGACGATCGAGCGCGACCAGGATCTCCCGGTACGGCGCGCCCGTCAGCTCGAGCGCGAGCCACGCCCGCATCGACCAGGACGAGTAGTTCTTGTTTCCGATGACGAGCTCGAGCACGGCGCCTCCTCGCGGGTGGACGGCGGAGACGATGTAACCCGTGCGCGCCGGCGCGTCACCAGCGGGATGGCTCCGCTTGGTACCGGTGGACCTCCGGGATCGAGCGAGTGCTTCCTCCACGATGGGTGGGGAAGGAGATGGCGGGCGGCACGGTGTTCTCACCTCCTTGCTGCGGGTGGCCCATTGATCTCCTCTCCCTGATACGCCGGTGGCACGGTGATCCCATCCCCCTGATGCCGGCGGCCCGGTGCTCTCATCTCCATGCTGCCGGCGTCCGCGCTATCCCCTCCCCCTCGCCCCGCGAAGCGGGGAGAGGGCCGGGGAGAGGGGCCGCCCGACACCGATCGGCCTCGCAGCATGGAGCGACTGCCTCCGCGACGTCGGCGGACTTCGGGCAAAGAGGGGGCGCGGCAGGCGGGCAGGCGGCTCCGC
The genomic region above belongs to Anaeromyxobacter diazotrophicus and contains:
- a CDS encoding glutathione S-transferase family protein gives rise to the protein MLELVIGNKNYSSWSMRAWLALELTGAPYREILVALDRPDTAERIRAHSPAGRVPVLRDGELTVWDSLAICEYLAEKFPSAELWPAAPARRAVARAAAAEMHAGFQALRAGMPMNLGLHRPTPPSAEVAADLARIRALWRELLAAPRQGEYLFGRFGIADAFFAPVVGRCRTYGVALDGPEAGYAEEVWRHPAVAKWVAGASQESQAIPKYDLK